From one Anopheles bellator chromosome 1, idAnoBellAS_SP24_06.2, whole genome shotgun sequence genomic stretch:
- the LOC131206368 gene encoding terminal nucleotidyltransferase 5C isoform X2 produces the protein MDGYNVQAHQQQHTYSNGNSGTSAHCNSASRNGGTTMYTSAHGYPAATFNYATMSYAHSEGGSVSPPPSPRSNSSISSAYSSSSSTAASLSASSALSSSSSSSSSSSCISSAGSENGASYENLDIAAQRLAVLSFEQVRKLNDVMNEPVSIHGRGNFPTLEVKLKDLVNIVREKLETDVVSGGAGMTVKDIRLNGGLASHVLASEPQPYNDLDLIFAVDFSMSRSYDRVKSAVLSSLLDLMPEGVVKRKITQCSLKEAYVGKMVKVNSDGDRWSLISLGNSSGHKNVELKFVDTMRRQFEFSVDSFQIVLDSLLMFYDCAEMPMITENFYPSVVGESVYGDFQEALYHLQKKLISTRQPEEIRGGGLLKYCNLLVRNYMPVDTQKIKTLERYMCSRFFIDFPDIVQQRSKLESYLKNHFFDEGEEHLQYQYLMHLFDVVEQSTVCLMGHERRQTLMLIESLAMEILYRDQQQQHNAGIITTTSTTGSSSSPVPAQHSTLQLQTQMSQLSLSPQQLSPQPSALLGQHHSQAHSPSAHQSSQASPQSQQSTQQQIVQAQQQHQLASQTQQQSQAQQPAAIAQTQAITLAPQPGLLYANGIYYAPIIPYTQCTCNSWIAT, from the coding sequence ATGGACGGTTATAATGTGCAagcgcatcagcagcagcacacctATTCCAACGGAAACAGCGGTACCAGTGCCCATTGTAACAGTGCAAGTCGGAATGGCGGAACCACGATGTACACTAGTGCCCACGGTTACCCGGCAGCAACGTTCAACTACGCGACGATGAGCTACGCGCACTCCGAAGGAGGCTCAGTATCTCCACCACCGTCACCCCGATCCAACAGCTCCATCTCGTCGGCGTACTCTTCCTCATCGTCCACGGCGGCTTCGCTGTCGGCTTCATCTGCTCTATCTTCCtcatcttcgtcctcgtcatcctcgtcCTGTATTTCGTCGGCCGGATCCGAGAATGGCGCTTCATATGAAAACCTGGACATTGCGGCACAGCGGCTGGCGGTGCTGTCGTTCGAGCAAGTCCGGAAACTGAACGACGTCATGAACGAGCCGGTATCGATCCACGGACGTGGAAACTTTCCGACCCTCGAGGTGAAGCTGAAGGATCTGGTGAACATTGTGCGCGAAAAGTTAGAAACGGACGTTGTCTCCGGAGGCGCTGGAATGACGGTGAAGGATATTCGCTTGAACGGTGGGCTTGCTAGTCATGTGTTGGCGTCCGAGCCTCAGCCATACAATGATCTCGATCTGATCTTTGCCGTCGACTTCAGCATGAGCCGAAGCTATGATCGGGTCAAGTCGGCGGTGCTATCCTCATTGCTCGACCTAATGCCTGAGGGTGTCGTGAAGCGCAAGATTACTCAGTGCTCGCTGAAGGAGGCGTACGTTGGCAAGATGGTGAAGGTGAACAGTGACGGTGACCGCTGGAGCCTCATCTCGCTTGGCAATTCATCCGGCCACAAGAACGTGGAGCTTAAGTTTGTCGATACAATGCGCCGTCAGTTCGAGTTCAGCGTCGACTCGTTTCAAATCGTGTTAGACTCGCTCTTGATGTTCTACGATTGCGCCGAAATGCCGATGATCACGGAAAACTTCTATCCGAGCGTCGTGGGAGAGTCGGTATACGGCGACTTTCAAGAGGCGTTATATCACTTGCAAAAAAAGTTGATCTCTACTCGCCAACCGGAGGAGATCCGTGGCGGTGGTCTTCTCAAGTATTGCAATTTGCTGGTGAGGAACTACATGCCAGTAGATACGCAGAAGATCAAAACCTTGGAGCGGTACATGTGCTCACGATTCTTCATCGATTTTCCGGACATCGTTCAACAACGCAGCAAGCTGGAATCGTACCTGAAGAATCACTTTTTCGATGAAGGCGAGGAGCATCTACAGTACCAGTACCTGATGCATTTATTCGACGTCGTTGAACAGTCGACCGTGTGCCTCATGGGGCATGAGCGTCGCCAAACGTTAATGCTGATCGAGTCCCTTGCCATGGAAATTTTGTATCGagaccaacaacagcagcacaacgctggcatcatcaccaccacatcGACGACCGGTAGCTCAAGCTCACCGGTGCCTGCACAGCACTCGACGCTACAGCTGCAGACACAAATGTCTCAACTATCACTATCTCCACAACAGCTGTCTCCGCAGCCTTCGGCGTTGCTTGGCCAACATCACTCCCAGGCCCATTCGCCTAGTGCCCATCAGTCTTCCCAAGCATCTCCGCAGTCGCAACAGTCAACACAGCAGCAAATAGTAcaagcacagcagcagcatcaattGGCATCTCaaacgcagcagcaatcgcaaGCGCAGCAACCCGCAGCAATTGCCCAGACCCAGGCCATAACATTAGCTCCGCAGCCCGGACTACTGTACGCCAACGGAATCTACTACGCCCCAATCATTCCCTATACCCAGTGCACCTGCAACAGTTGGATCGCAACGTGA
- the LOC131206368 gene encoding terminal nucleotidyltransferase 5C isoform X1 translates to MISAWINPYNEKCGTLKVPDSYSQRIMDGYNVQAHQQQHTYSNGNSGTSAHCNSASRNGGTTMYTSAHGYPAATFNYATMSYAHSEGGSVSPPPSPRSNSSISSAYSSSSSTAASLSASSALSSSSSSSSSSSCISSAGSENGASYENLDIAAQRLAVLSFEQVRKLNDVMNEPVSIHGRGNFPTLEVKLKDLVNIVREKLETDVVSGGAGMTVKDIRLNGGLASHVLASEPQPYNDLDLIFAVDFSMSRSYDRVKSAVLSSLLDLMPEGVVKRKITQCSLKEAYVGKMVKVNSDGDRWSLISLGNSSGHKNVELKFVDTMRRQFEFSVDSFQIVLDSLLMFYDCAEMPMITENFYPSVVGESVYGDFQEALYHLQKKLISTRQPEEIRGGGLLKYCNLLVRNYMPVDTQKIKTLERYMCSRFFIDFPDIVQQRSKLESYLKNHFFDEGEEHLQYQYLMHLFDVVEQSTVCLMGHERRQTLMLIESLAMEILYRDQQQQHNAGIITTTSTTGSSSSPVPAQHSTLQLQTQMSQLSLSPQQLSPQPSALLGQHHSQAHSPSAHQSSQASPQSQQSTQQQIVQAQQQHQLASQTQQQSQAQQPAAIAQTQAITLAPQPGLLYANGIYYAPIIPYTQCTCNSWIAT, encoded by the coding sequence TGCGGAACTTTAAAAGTTCCCGACTCTTATTCTCAACGCATCATGGACGGTTATAATGTGCAagcgcatcagcagcagcacacctATTCCAACGGAAACAGCGGTACCAGTGCCCATTGTAACAGTGCAAGTCGGAATGGCGGAACCACGATGTACACTAGTGCCCACGGTTACCCGGCAGCAACGTTCAACTACGCGACGATGAGCTACGCGCACTCCGAAGGAGGCTCAGTATCTCCACCACCGTCACCCCGATCCAACAGCTCCATCTCGTCGGCGTACTCTTCCTCATCGTCCACGGCGGCTTCGCTGTCGGCTTCATCTGCTCTATCTTCCtcatcttcgtcctcgtcatcctcgtcCTGTATTTCGTCGGCCGGATCCGAGAATGGCGCTTCATATGAAAACCTGGACATTGCGGCACAGCGGCTGGCGGTGCTGTCGTTCGAGCAAGTCCGGAAACTGAACGACGTCATGAACGAGCCGGTATCGATCCACGGACGTGGAAACTTTCCGACCCTCGAGGTGAAGCTGAAGGATCTGGTGAACATTGTGCGCGAAAAGTTAGAAACGGACGTTGTCTCCGGAGGCGCTGGAATGACGGTGAAGGATATTCGCTTGAACGGTGGGCTTGCTAGTCATGTGTTGGCGTCCGAGCCTCAGCCATACAATGATCTCGATCTGATCTTTGCCGTCGACTTCAGCATGAGCCGAAGCTATGATCGGGTCAAGTCGGCGGTGCTATCCTCATTGCTCGACCTAATGCCTGAGGGTGTCGTGAAGCGCAAGATTACTCAGTGCTCGCTGAAGGAGGCGTACGTTGGCAAGATGGTGAAGGTGAACAGTGACGGTGACCGCTGGAGCCTCATCTCGCTTGGCAATTCATCCGGCCACAAGAACGTGGAGCTTAAGTTTGTCGATACAATGCGCCGTCAGTTCGAGTTCAGCGTCGACTCGTTTCAAATCGTGTTAGACTCGCTCTTGATGTTCTACGATTGCGCCGAAATGCCGATGATCACGGAAAACTTCTATCCGAGCGTCGTGGGAGAGTCGGTATACGGCGACTTTCAAGAGGCGTTATATCACTTGCAAAAAAAGTTGATCTCTACTCGCCAACCGGAGGAGATCCGTGGCGGTGGTCTTCTCAAGTATTGCAATTTGCTGGTGAGGAACTACATGCCAGTAGATACGCAGAAGATCAAAACCTTGGAGCGGTACATGTGCTCACGATTCTTCATCGATTTTCCGGACATCGTTCAACAACGCAGCAAGCTGGAATCGTACCTGAAGAATCACTTTTTCGATGAAGGCGAGGAGCATCTACAGTACCAGTACCTGATGCATTTATTCGACGTCGTTGAACAGTCGACCGTGTGCCTCATGGGGCATGAGCGTCGCCAAACGTTAATGCTGATCGAGTCCCTTGCCATGGAAATTTTGTATCGagaccaacaacagcagcacaacgctggcatcatcaccaccacatcGACGACCGGTAGCTCAAGCTCACCGGTGCCTGCACAGCACTCGACGCTACAGCTGCAGACACAAATGTCTCAACTATCACTATCTCCACAACAGCTGTCTCCGCAGCCTTCGGCGTTGCTTGGCCAACATCACTCCCAGGCCCATTCGCCTAGTGCCCATCAGTCTTCCCAAGCATCTCCGCAGTCGCAACAGTCAACACAGCAGCAAATAGTAcaagcacagcagcagcatcaattGGCATCTCaaacgcagcagcaatcgcaaGCGCAGCAACCCGCAGCAATTGCCCAGACCCAGGCCATAACATTAGCTCCGCAGCCCGGACTACTGTACGCCAACGGAATCTACTACGCCCCAATCATTCCCTATACCCAGTGCACCTGCAACAGTTGGATCGCAACGTGA